ACGACCCCTTTACCTTTAGATTACAAAGACAGCGCAGCGAGAAATATGTAAAATCCCAAACAGGGAATACCATTACTTACGCTTACCAAAGCGGAACTAATAAGCAGGATGATAAATTTAATTATGACCTGATAGGAAACATTGTAAATATATTTACAAGGGTAACCGACTGCGGCATAAGCCCATTACCTGATGAATTAGACCGAAGTTTTGAGTATGACCCAATATACCGCTTAACTTATGCTGACGGAAGAGAAAGTGATACACAAAGCGGAAACAATTATTTGTACACCGATGCCCCTGTGCCGGGAACACCTAATGCAAACAATGCAAGAGCTTACCAAAGAGAGTATGCTTACGATAAATTAGGAAACATTTTACAGGTAAAGCAATTGGGCACAAACGGTTTTACAAGAGATTTTACTTACAATACAGGTAAAAACACCTTGCAAAAGGTTGATGATGCCACGCCAACATTAATAGAAGCCTTTACTTATGATAACTGTGGCAACCAACTAACGGCAGGTACAACCAGAAACTATAAATGGAATTACGCAGACCAATTAATTTGCTATTATAACCAGGCAGGTATAAGCGACCCCACTGTATTTACCCAATACGATTACGCTTCGGCAAGCTCAGCGCAGGGCGCCGGGCAAGACAGAGTAAGCAAACTGGTTAGAACCGGAACAGCAGGCTCGCCAATTTACGAGCGCACCATTTACATTGATGGAATATTTGAATATGTAATTTTAGAGAACGGCACAACGTATGAAAAAAATTACATCCATATAATGGATGACAAGAGCAGAATTGCGGAAGTAAGAATAAACCCCGGCAATGCTTTCCCCGGAGATATAACAGATGATGTTACCTATATAATAGAAAACCAAATCGGCAGCTCAGTGGCACGCTTAAGCACAACCGGAACTATAATTGACAAGGAAGAATATTATCCATTTGGCGATTCATCCTTAAGAACTTTTACGTATAAACGCTACCGGTATGTTAGTAAAGAAAAAGACGCCGAGAGCGGATTGTATTACTACGGAGCTCGTTACTACGCTGCTTGGACGTGTAGGTTTATTACTGTTGATCCGCTTGCGAGCAAATTTTCACAACTATCACCTTATAATTATTCTAGTAATAGCCCAGTAGGACAGATAGACATAGACGGGATGCAGAACCCACAGCAAGCAGAAAGTAAACAGGGCGGAAACGGAGGATCTATCGGCGGAGGGCAAATGACTAATCATGTAACACTTGATGAAGTAGAAGTAACAGCAACAAAAATTGAAAAGCCCTTAGCAGCATCAACCAGCAACCCCACCCCAACACCTGCTGGGGCATGGAAAGTTAAAAATGAATGGAACGATGACTATATTAAAAAATTTCAAGATTACTCCGCTTCAAAAACTAAAGAATACTCAAATCTTGGGAAACAATTCACTTGTGAAGATTTGGCACTTTCCATTGTTATTGATTTTGCTTCAGAGAATAATTTACCATTTCAATTTACAAATGAAACAGGAACTTTTAATCCAACGGATGCTATATACACAAGCGTTGCTGAGTACAAAAACGCTGTATTAAGGACCAGTGGTGCTAACGATTTAGCAAATAATAAGAACACCACGGAGGTTAGTATAGATAAAGCTAAGCAGGGGGATATGATTTTATTAAAGACTCACGATGACTCGATAAAATACAATCATACACAAGTAATTACAAAAATAACAGATACTCAAACTGAAATATCCCAAGGAAATCTTAATTATAGAATATTAAGTCAAGATCCATCAAGCACATTTTATGGAGGTGTAGACATACAAGAAGGCGCTTATTTTAAAGATAACAGCTATTTTAATAAGAGTAAAATGGAATATCATACAGGAGACTTCCTGACTCAAAAT
This sequence is a window from Sphingobacteriaceae bacterium. Protein-coding genes within it:
- a CDS encoding RHS repeat protein; translated protein: MYYDPLGRVVKTVNPDRSEQRVVYGVPNSLNTPNSFAPTPWENFTYDSNDLASITNPTGSNVPATDYFTPKSAEVDALGRTIKTTEYFDNSNYNNTIVMQYHYDIRGNLLLVKDPYNRNVFEHVYDLRTPQEEEPLPPLWTKHIDKGESTVLFDALAKPIESHDAKGARGLSAYDTLQRPTHSWANNKTGDATTLRNFLEYGDSAGLVNPENENLKGKLYKNYDEAGLIEMPEYDFKGNVLTKKRQVISSAVLKAELVNYNTFVIDWTGLPTILDATVFETTMNYDALNRITELELPEDLDNERKKIIPTYNNAGALEKVDLYSPTGPTTTNYVENIAYNAKGQRLLIAFGNEVMTRYVYDPFTFRLQRQRSEKYVKSQTGNTITYAYQSGTNKQDDKFNYDLIGNIVNIFTRVTDCGISPLPDELDRSFEYDPIYRLTYADGRESDTQSGNNYLYTDAPVPGTPNANNARAYQREYAYDKLGNILQVKQLGTNGFTRDFTYNTGKNTLQKVDDATPTLIEAFTYDNCGNQLTAGTTRNYKWNYADQLICYYNQAGISDPTVFTQYDYASASSAQGAGQDRVSKLVRTGTAGSPIYERTIYIDGIFEYVILENGTTYEKNYIHIMDDKSRIAEVRINPGNAFPGDITDDVTYIIENQIGSSVARLSTTGTIIDKEEYYPFGDSSLRTFTYKRYRYVSKEKDAESGLYYYGARYYAAWTCRFITVDPLASKFSQLSPYNYSSNSPVGQIDIDGMQNPQQAESKQGGNGGSIGGGQMTNHVTLDEVEVTATKIEKPLAASTSNPTPTPAGAWKVKNEWNDDYIKKFQDYSASKTKEYSNLGKQFTCEDLALSIVIDFASENNLPFQFTNETGTFNPTDAIYTSVAEYKNAVLRTSGANDLANNKNTTEVSIDKAKQGDMILLKTHDDSIKYNHTQVITKITDTQTEISQGNLNYRILSQDPSSTFYGGVDIQEGAYFKDNSYFNKSKMEYHTGDFLTQNRASIRTWNFISFNKR